A region from the Triticum urartu cultivar G1812 chromosome 1, Tu2.1, whole genome shotgun sequence genome encodes:
- the LOC125532793 gene encoding MOB kinase activator-like 1A codes for MPNNLAIWVDGNRNQRTFRPKKNAPSGNKGVQLKKHIDATLGNGNLRDAVRLPPGEDLNEWMAVNTVDFFNQVNILYGTLTEFCTPSTCPTMTAGSKFEYRWADGVQIKKPIEVSAPKYVEYLMDWIEVQLDDESIFPQKLGTPFPKKFRDVVKTIFKRLFRVYAHIYHTHFQKIVSLKEEAHLNTCFKHFTLFTCEFKLIDKAELAPLIDLIESIVTVC; via the exons ATGCCGAATAATTTGGCCAT TTGGGTTGATGGCAACAGGAACCAAAGGACATTTAGGCCCAAGAAGAATGCACCATCTGGTAATAAG GGCGTACAGTTGAAGAAACACATTGATGCGACATTAGGAAATGGTAATTTGAGAGATGCTGTACGGTTGCCTCCTGGAGAGGATCTCAATGAATGGATGGCTGTTAATA CTGTTGATTTCTTCAATCAGGTGAACATACTGTATGGCACTCTGACGGAGTTCTGCACGCCTTCCACATGCCCAACGATGACAGCCGGATCGAA GTTTGAGTATAGATGGGCCGACGGAGTGCAGATCAAGAAACCTATCGAGGTTTCAGCACCAAAATATGTGGAGTATTTGATGGACTGGATTGAGGTCCAACTTGATGATGAGTCCATATTCCCTCAAAAACTTG GAACACCTTTCCCAAAAAAATTTCGAGATGTTGTGAAGACAATATTCAAGCGCCTTTTCCGTGTTTATGCTCATATTTACCACACTCATTTTCAGAAAATTGTGAGCCTCAAGGAAGAAGCCCATCTTAACACATGTTTCAAGCATTTTACATTGTTCACCTGT GAGTTCAAATTGATCGACAAGGCTGAACTTGCACCACTTATTGATCTTATTGAATCCATCGTGACCGTTTGCTAA